A DNA window from Massilia putida contains the following coding sequences:
- a CDS encoding crossover junction endodeoxyribonuclease RuvC — MPGGRDGVDLPANGNSILALDLGTQTGWALLCRDCDISSGTEGFKPQRFEGGGMRYLRFKRWLTELKQVADGLDAVFFEEVRRHAGVDAAHAYGGFMAHLTAWCEHHQIPYQGVPVGTIKKHATGKGNASKDEMVAAARLRGHAPTDDNEADALAILHWAIQIYHDGQEV, encoded by the coding sequence TTGCCTGGAGGTCGGGATGGGGTCGATCTGCCGGCGAACGGCAACTCGATCTTGGCGCTGGATCTCGGCACTCAGACCGGTTGGGCGCTGCTGTGCCGTGACTGCGACATCAGTAGTGGAACCGAAGGGTTCAAGCCGCAGCGTTTTGAGGGCGGTGGCATGCGCTACCTCCGCTTCAAACGCTGGCTCACCGAACTCAAGCAGGTTGCGGATGGTTTGGATGCCGTGTTCTTCGAAGAGGTCCGTCGCCATGCCGGCGTCGATGCCGCTCACGCATACGGCGGCTTCATGGCCCATTTGACCGCGTGGTGCGAACACCACCAGATCCCGTACCAGGGTGTGCCGGTCGGCACGATCAAGAAGCACGCCACCGGAAAAGGCAATGCGAGCAAGGACGAGATGGTCGCTGCCGCCCGGCTCCGTGGACATGCGCCTACGGATGACAACGAGGCCGATGCCCTGGCGATCCTGCACTGGGCCATCCAGATCTACCACGATGGACAGGAGGTGTGA
- a CDS encoding DUF6511 domain-containing protein, whose amino-acid sequence MKCAICYRKAKGYGWFNPQIKPGDPNRYSSEWVFCSRRCQDAFCKLMNKTEARMIDPSDMELAAMRACLSPLGEYVGSIGMERPLADYTRDEVLTLIDVVVTAYQDQMIDEHERMAAKDRAFLEERLARQGQATPRGVPF is encoded by the coding sequence TTGAAATGCGCGATCTGCTACCGCAAGGCCAAGGGGTACGGCTGGTTCAACCCTCAGATCAAACCGGGCGACCCCAATCGCTACTCGAGCGAGTGGGTGTTCTGTTCGCGGCGTTGTCAGGACGCGTTCTGCAAGCTGATGAACAAGACGGAGGCACGCATGATCGATCCGAGTGACATGGAGCTGGCGGCCATGCGAGCGTGCCTGTCGCCGCTGGGTGAGTACGTCGGTTCCATCGGCATGGAGCGACCCTTGGCGGACTACACCCGGGATGAGGTGCTGACCCTGATCGATGTCGTCGTCACCGCCTATCAGGACCAGATGATCGACGAGCACGAGCGCATGGCCGCCAAGGATCGTGCCTTCCTGGAGGAGCGCCTGGCCCGTCAAGGGCAAGCCACTCCGAGGGGGGTGCCGTTCTGA
- a CDS encoding AAA family ATPase, which yields MTTNDIVWLDFNDAAEPRNELVNDTETLRTGLLDRLEAVLHYLFPQGRIRSGKFYVGDTDGSPGKSLVVELDGPRRGLWKDFATDDGGDVIDLWARSHGLSTRQDFPRLATEIRQWLGVAPPAPSIAPHAVRTVAVDELGPYTAKWDYLTPEGELIACVYRYDPPTGKEYRPWDVRARMWRAPDPRPLYNLPAISKLQDVVLVEGEKCADALIASGIAATTAMNGARAPIDKTDWRPLAGRAVLIWPDRDAPGWDYAENAARACVAAGCTSVAILVPPSDKPDKWDAADAVAEGFDCCGFIAQGERRVVKAALPMLPTFTLGALLDDDSPLPPDLITPRVLTPAGMLVFGGAPKVGKSDFLLAWLTHMAAGAAFLGMRPSRPLRVFYLQAEVQYHYLRERVKELHIPPSRLLDARANFVATPQLRLVLDDAGLAQVIPAIANAFGGEPPDIIAIDPIRNVFDGGDAGGENDNGAMLFFLSQRVDRLRQAVNPDAGVILAHHTKKLGKKQLEEDPFQALAGAGSLRGYYSSGMLLYRPDELRTTRQIIFELRNGPGIPLKHVDKVQGEWREVEPNERLVMQEYGQRLDAERRRKRDAILQILFDEAAQGHCYTANQFAEGFEGKAGLGGERTIRERLSALSTQGYIKYFRNAADYGLPPARTKFGYLCVEGMVLRSVAGEPDPDTGEVPLRELAVQPTHFKCPQSGAALPVENPEVWVYQDDINDPEEPA from the coding sequence GTGACGACGAACGATATCGTGTGGCTGGACTTCAACGATGCGGCCGAACCTCGCAATGAACTCGTGAATGACACGGAGACGTTGCGTACTGGGTTGCTGGATCGGCTCGAAGCCGTCTTGCACTACCTGTTCCCGCAAGGCCGCATCCGGAGCGGCAAGTTCTACGTCGGCGACACCGACGGCTCGCCCGGCAAAAGCTTGGTCGTCGAGCTCGATGGTCCTCGTCGCGGTTTGTGGAAGGACTTCGCGACCGACGACGGGGGTGACGTCATCGACCTGTGGGCGCGATCCCATGGGCTGTCCACGCGCCAGGATTTTCCCCGTCTTGCCACGGAGATTCGCCAGTGGCTGGGTGTCGCACCGCCTGCACCGTCCATTGCTCCTCACGCGGTCCGTACCGTTGCTGTCGATGAGCTCGGCCCCTACACCGCGAAATGGGACTATCTCACGCCCGAGGGCGAGCTGATCGCCTGCGTGTACCGCTACGACCCACCGACCGGCAAGGAATACCGCCCCTGGGACGTGCGCGCCCGGATGTGGCGGGCACCCGATCCGCGCCCGCTCTACAACCTGCCGGCAATCTCAAAGCTGCAGGACGTGGTGCTGGTCGAGGGCGAGAAATGCGCCGATGCGCTGATCGCCAGCGGCATTGCGGCTACTACCGCGATGAACGGGGCCAGGGCGCCCATCGACAAGACCGACTGGCGACCGCTCGCTGGCCGCGCGGTGCTGATCTGGCCCGACCGCGACGCGCCAGGCTGGGACTACGCCGAGAACGCCGCACGCGCTTGTGTCGCGGCGGGCTGCACTTCCGTAGCCATTCTGGTGCCGCCCTCCGACAAGCCCGACAAGTGGGACGCGGCTGATGCCGTCGCCGAAGGCTTTGACTGCTGCGGGTTCATCGCACAGGGCGAGCGCCGTGTGGTCAAGGCGGCATTGCCCATGCTGCCGACGTTCACGCTGGGCGCACTGCTGGATGACGATTCGCCGCTGCCGCCCGATCTCATCACGCCGCGCGTGCTGACGCCGGCCGGAATGCTGGTCTTCGGCGGCGCGCCCAAGGTTGGCAAGAGCGACTTCCTGCTAGCGTGGCTGACCCACATGGCCGCTGGTGCCGCCTTTCTCGGCATGCGCCCGTCACGCCCTTTGCGCGTGTTCTACCTGCAGGCAGAGGTGCAGTACCACTACCTGCGCGAACGGGTCAAAGAGCTGCACATTCCACCCAGCCGGCTCCTGGATGCCCGCGCAAACTTCGTGGCCACGCCCCAGCTGCGCCTCGTGCTGGACGACGCCGGCCTCGCGCAGGTGATTCCTGCCATTGCGAATGCGTTTGGCGGCGAGCCTCCGGACATCATCGCCATCGATCCCATCCGCAATGTGTTCGATGGCGGCGACGCCGGTGGCGAAAACGACAACGGCGCGATGCTGTTTTTTCTCTCGCAGCGGGTGGACCGCCTTCGCCAGGCGGTGAATCCCGATGCGGGCGTGATCCTGGCACACCACACGAAGAAGCTGGGCAAGAAGCAGCTCGAGGAGGACCCGTTCCAGGCCTTGGCTGGCGCAGGCAGTCTGCGCGGCTATTACTCGAGCGGAATGCTGCTGTACCGGCCTGACGAACTGCGCACGACACGGCAAATCATCTTCGAGTTGCGCAATGGGCCTGGCATCCCCCTCAAGCACGTGGACAAGGTACAGGGGGAGTGGCGCGAGGTCGAACCCAACGAGCGATTGGTCATGCAGGAGTATGGCCAGCGGCTGGATGCCGAACGTCGTCGCAAACGCGACGCGATCCTGCAGATCTTGTTCGACGAGGCTGCGCAGGGGCACTGCTACACCGCCAATCAGTTCGCGGAAGGCTTTGAGGGCAAGGCGGGACTCGGCGGCGAGCGCACGATCCGCGAGCGGCTTTCAGCGCTCTCGACGCAGGGCTACATCAAGTATTTCCGCAATGCAGCGGACTATGGTCTGCCGCCAGCCCGAACCAAATTCGGTTACCTCTGCGTGGAAGGCATGGTCCTGCGCTCGGTGGCAGGCGAGCCCGATCCAGACACCGGCGAAGTGCCGTTACGCGAACTCGCCGTACAGCCCACCCACTTCAAATGCCCGCAATCGGGGGCCGCCTTGCCGGTCGAGAACCCCGAGGTGTGGGTTTACCAAGATGACATCAACGATCCTGAGGAGCCCGCATGA
- a CDS encoding DUF6362 family protein translates to MAEWSIDELADRFVEAARTAHRLPPVRVQGYFNVWPTIVRTEFERLACDDPAPVRFPPSPADVDRMLEVMRWVQCLEMEQRHLVWMRAERYRWSEIAKRFGCAPRTAQRRWDMALHLVALHLASGN, encoded by the coding sequence ATGGCTGAATGGAGCATCGATGAACTGGCAGATCGTTTTGTCGAGGCTGCACGCACTGCACATCGATTGCCTCCTGTGCGGGTGCAAGGCTATTTCAACGTCTGGCCGACGATCGTGCGCACGGAGTTCGAACGCCTGGCCTGCGACGATCCTGCACCAGTCCGTTTTCCGCCGAGCCCTGCCGATGTCGACCGAATGCTGGAGGTCATGCGGTGGGTGCAGTGTCTGGAGATGGAGCAACGACACCTCGTGTGGATGCGGGCGGAGCGGTATCGCTGGTCAGAGATCGCCAAGCGCTTCGGCTGTGCACCGCGCACGGCACAACGACGATGGGACATGGCCCTGCATCTCGTGGCACTCCATCTGGCATCGGGAAATTAA
- a CDS encoding DEAD/DEAH box helicase produces the protein MMLRPRQSLLVERTLAALDEHGNTLAVAPTGSGKTIMLSAVTGSVLAEPDAKACILAHRTELTGQNRDKFSRVNPGMSTSVFDANEKSWRGQATFAMVQTLSRQAHLDQMPTLDLLVIDEAHHASSPTYRAIIDTVLARNPRTGICGLTATPNRGDGKGLREVFSNVADQITLGEMITAGHLVPPRTFVIDVGVQDALRNVRRTAMDFDMDEVASILDKRLITEAVIKHWKANASSRKTIVFCSTVAHAQNVCDAFVESGVHAVLVHGELSDADRKARLAEYESGYAQVVVNVAVLTEGYDYTPTSCVVLLRPSSYKSTFIQMVGRGLRTVDPEEFPGVIKTDCIVLDFGTASLMHGSLEQEISLDGHQGDGDAPTKDCPECGAIVPLACMECPLCGHVWEREPQELGVLADFVMSEIDLLKRSNFRWCDLFGHDDALMATGFSAWGGIFFLNGRWHAVGGGKDLRPHLLAVGERTVCMAKADDWLNEHESADSAHKTRRWLNEPPTDKQLRYLPEQMRADFGMTRYQASALLAFQFNKSSIQRLVVAANDGHREAA, from the coding sequence ATGATGCTCCGTCCCCGCCAATCCCTCCTGGTCGAGCGCACGCTTGCGGCGCTCGATGAGCACGGGAACACGCTGGCTGTCGCGCCGACCGGGTCGGGCAAGACCATCATGCTGTCGGCGGTCACCGGCAGTGTGTTGGCCGAGCCCGATGCGAAGGCCTGCATCCTTGCCCACCGCACTGAACTGACCGGTCAGAACCGCGACAAGTTCTCGCGTGTCAATCCCGGCATGAGCACGTCCGTGTTCGATGCCAACGAGAAGTCCTGGCGCGGTCAGGCGACGTTCGCGATGGTGCAGACCCTATCGCGCCAGGCGCACCTCGACCAGATGCCGACCTTGGATCTGCTCGTGATCGACGAGGCGCACCACGCTTCGTCACCGACCTACCGCGCCATCATCGACACGGTGCTGGCCCGCAATCCTCGGACTGGCATCTGCGGCCTGACCGCCACCCCGAATCGCGGTGATGGCAAGGGGCTGCGCGAGGTCTTCTCCAACGTGGCAGACCAGATCACCTTGGGCGAAATGATCACCGCCGGGCACCTCGTTCCGCCGCGCACGTTCGTGATCGACGTCGGCGTGCAGGACGCACTGCGCAACGTCCGCCGCACCGCGATGGACTTCGACATGGACGAGGTCGCGTCCATTCTCGACAAGCGGCTGATCACCGAAGCGGTGATCAAGCACTGGAAGGCGAATGCGTCGTCGCGCAAGACCATCGTCTTCTGCTCGACGGTCGCCCATGCGCAAAACGTCTGCGATGCCTTTGTCGAATCGGGCGTACACGCCGTGCTCGTCCACGGCGAGTTGTCCGACGCGGACCGAAAAGCGCGCCTGGCCGAGTACGAGTCTGGGTACGCCCAGGTCGTGGTCAATGTCGCGGTGCTGACCGAGGGCTATGACTACACGCCCACCAGCTGCGTCGTTCTGCTTCGCCCCAGTTCCTACAAGTCCACCTTCATCCAGATGGTCGGCCGTGGTCTGCGCACCGTGGACCCCGAGGAGTTCCCTGGCGTCATCAAGACCGATTGCATCGTGCTGGACTTCGGTACGGCCAGCTTGATGCATGGATCTCTCGAACAGGAAATCAGCCTCGACGGGCATCAGGGCGACGGTGATGCGCCGACCAAGGACTGCCCGGAGTGCGGCGCCATCGTTCCGCTGGCCTGCATGGAGTGCCCTCTGTGCGGCCACGTGTGGGAGCGCGAGCCGCAGGAGCTTGGCGTGCTGGCGGACTTCGTCATGAGCGAGATCGATCTGCTCAAGCGCTCCAACTTCCGCTGGTGCGACCTGTTCGGGCATGACGACGCGCTGATGGCCACGGGTTTCAGCGCCTGGGGCGGCATCTTCTTTCTCAATGGCCGCTGGCACGCCGTCGGCGGCGGCAAGGACTTGAGGCCGCACCTGTTGGCCGTCGGCGAGCGCACGGTGTGCATGGCCAAGGCCGACGACTGGCTCAACGAGCACGAATCCGCCGACTCCGCGCACAAGACCCGGCGCTGGCTGAACGAGCCGCCGACCGACAAGCAACTGCGCTACCTCCCCGAGCAGATGCGTGCGGACTTCGGGATGACCCGCTATCAGGCATCGGCCCTGTTGGCGTTCCAGTTCAACAAGTCGTCGATTCAGCGGCTGGTGGTAGCGGCCAACGACGGCCATCGGGAGGCCGCTTGA
- a CDS encoding DUF3489 domain-containing protein, protein MTMQLTPAQHAILAYAHQHTEGKITWFPDHIKGGARKKVLGGLSNRALITNTGGDWFIAAEGYDALGVPRKAPVSAKVIDEAIEQAKPRTRENSKQAQVIAMLKRPEGATIAQICEATGWQAHTVRGTFAGAFKKKLGLTITSTKESGGERIYAITG, encoded by the coding sequence ATGACCATGCAACTCACTCCCGCCCAGCACGCCATCCTGGCCTACGCCCATCAACACACCGAGGGCAAGATCACCTGGTTCCCGGACCACATCAAAGGCGGCGCGCGCAAGAAGGTGCTCGGCGGACTGTCCAATCGCGCCCTGATCACGAACACGGGCGGCGACTGGTTCATCGCCGCCGAGGGTTACGACGCGCTGGGTGTTCCGCGCAAGGCGCCGGTCAGCGCCAAAGTGATCGACGAAGCCATCGAGCAGGCCAAGCCACGCACCCGGGAGAACAGCAAGCAAGCCCAGGTGATCGCGATGCTCAAGCGACCCGAAGGCGCCACGATCGCGCAGATCTGCGAGGCCACGGGATGGCAGGCGCATACCGTGCGCGGCACCTTTGCCGGCGCCTTCAAGAAGAAGCTCGGCCTGACGATCACATCGACCAAGGAGAGCGGTGGCGAACGGATTTACGCCATCACCGGCTGA
- a CDS encoding ImmA/IrrE family metallo-endopeptidase — MAEANRISKMLNAVLGTERFPVKVDELALEYSRQCFAASPIDKVQGEDLDGFDGMLAANKSRSKWLILYNSATASEGRKRFTIAHEFGHYLLHRHQQDRFECGGDDIETGDNNGRDIEAESDSFASTLLMPLDDFRRQVDGQPISFDLLGHCADRYGVSLTAAALRWTEIAPKRAVLVASRDDHMLWAKSNEAALRSGAYFATRKNTIELPRQALAHSYNGWDAGDQQTGRAQDWFPREPGSMPVTEMTRVAGQYDYTLTLLLMPDAEWQRPRHDDEEAEEDTFDRFIRNGQYPAR; from the coding sequence ATGGCCGAGGCCAACCGCATCTCGAAGATGCTCAACGCGGTGCTGGGCACCGAACGATTTCCGGTGAAGGTCGATGAACTGGCGCTGGAGTATTCGCGCCAGTGTTTTGCCGCCTCGCCGATCGACAAGGTTCAGGGAGAAGACCTGGACGGTTTCGACGGCATGTTGGCGGCCAACAAGTCGCGCTCGAAATGGCTGATCCTCTACAACAGTGCAACAGCCTCGGAAGGTCGGAAGCGTTTCACCATTGCGCACGAGTTTGGACACTACCTCCTGCACCGCCACCAACAGGATCGCTTCGAGTGCGGTGGCGACGACATCGAAACCGGGGACAACAATGGGCGCGACATCGAGGCCGAATCCGACTCGTTCGCCTCGACCCTGTTGATGCCGCTGGATGATTTCCGGCGCCAGGTGGATGGGCAGCCGATCAGCTTCGATCTGCTGGGCCACTGCGCCGATCGCTACGGTGTTTCGCTGACAGCCGCCGCCTTGCGCTGGACCGAAATCGCTCCGAAGCGTGCCGTGTTGGTGGCCAGCCGGGATGATCACATGCTGTGGGCCAAGTCGAACGAGGCGGCACTTCGGTCCGGCGCTTACTTCGCCACCCGCAAGAACACCATCGAGTTGCCTCGCCAGGCGCTGGCACACAGCTACAACGGCTGGGACGCAGGCGATCAACAGACGGGCCGGGCACAGGACTGGTTTCCACGCGAACCTGGCAGCATGCCCGTCACCGAAATGACACGCGTGGCCGGGCAGTACGACTACACGCTGACGCTGCTGCTGATGCCCGACGCCGAATGGCAGCGGCCTCGGCATGATGATGAAGAGGCGGAGGAGGATACCTTCGATCGATTCATCCGCAACGGCCAATACCCTGCGCGATAG
- a CDS encoding helix-turn-helix domain-containing protein, with translation MPSPLGDKIRALRKQKKLSLEQLAELTESSKSYIWELENKDDPKPSADKISKIAAVLEVTTEFLLTESSATPDEAVLDEAFFRKFKAMSEPDKKKIRKILDAWEDE, from the coding sequence GTGCCATCCCCCCTGGGCGACAAGATCCGTGCACTGCGCAAGCAGAAAAAGCTCAGCCTTGAACAATTGGCCGAGCTGACCGAGTCCAGCAAGAGCTATATATGGGAGCTGGAAAACAAGGACGATCCGAAGCCGTCGGCCGACAAGATCAGCAAGATCGCGGCGGTGCTTGAGGTCACCACCGAGTTCCTGCTCACGGAGTCCTCGGCCACGCCGGACGAGGCGGTACTCGATGAGGCGTTCTTCCGCAAATTCAAAGCCATGTCCGAGCCGGACAAGAAGAAGATCCGCAAAATCCTCGATGCATGGGAAGACGAATGA
- a CDS encoding site-specific DNA-methyltransferase: MPMSALQIHYRSIDSLIPYARNAKQHSDAQVAQIAASIREFGWGAPILIDGKNNVIAGHGRLLAARKLGMTEVPVVPLDHLTDTQRRALILADNKIGENASWEDELLGIELSELKDAGFDLGLTGFSPEEWEALIAGDEATKDGLADDDAVPEVPETPISKTGDVWLLGDHKLLCGDATKADDYKLLLGDELPDMAFTDPPYNVNYANTAKDKLRGKNRPILNDNLGDGFEAFLLAACQNILGVTKGAVYVAMSSSELDTLQSAFRSAGGRWSTFIIWAKNTFTLGRADYQRQYEPILYGWRDGTDHYWCGARDQGDVWNIKKPAKNDLHPTMKPVELVERAVRNSSKTKDIVLDPFGGSGSTLIACERSGRRARLIELDPKYVDVIVRRWQDYTGQEAIRASDGAKFGPTLEADQPVMA; this comes from the coding sequence ATGCCGATGAGCGCACTGCAGATCCACTACCGATCGATCGACTCGCTGATCCCGTATGCCCGCAATGCCAAGCAGCACTCGGATGCCCAGGTCGCGCAGATCGCCGCCAGCATACGCGAGTTCGGTTGGGGTGCGCCGATCCTGATCGATGGCAAGAACAATGTGATCGCCGGCCACGGCCGCCTGCTGGCGGCCCGCAAGCTGGGCATGACGGAGGTGCCGGTCGTCCCTCTGGATCATCTGACGGACACGCAGCGCCGGGCACTGATCCTGGCCGACAACAAGATCGGCGAGAACGCCTCCTGGGAAGACGAACTGCTGGGCATTGAGTTGTCCGAATTGAAGGACGCCGGCTTCGATCTCGGACTGACGGGCTTTTCTCCGGAAGAATGGGAAGCGCTGATCGCAGGCGACGAAGCCACCAAGGACGGGCTCGCCGACGACGATGCCGTGCCGGAGGTGCCCGAGACACCCATCTCCAAGACGGGCGACGTGTGGTTGCTGGGCGATCACAAGCTGCTGTGTGGCGACGCCACCAAGGCGGACGACTACAAGCTGCTGCTCGGTGACGAATTGCCAGACATGGCTTTCACCGATCCACCCTACAACGTGAACTACGCCAACACCGCCAAGGACAAATTGCGCGGCAAGAACCGTCCGATCCTGAACGACAACCTGGGCGACGGCTTCGAAGCATTCCTGCTTGCCGCCTGTCAGAACATCTTGGGCGTGACCAAGGGCGCGGTCTACGTGGCCATGAGTTCCAGCGAACTCGACACCCTGCAATCGGCCTTCCGCTCTGCCGGCGGTCGTTGGTCGACCTTCATCATCTGGGCCAAGAACACCTTCACCCTCGGCCGCGCCGACTATCAGCGCCAGTACGAGCCCATTCTCTACGGTTGGCGCGATGGCACCGATCACTACTGGTGTGGCGCCCGCGATCAGGGCGATGTCTGGAACATCAAGAAGCCAGCCAAGAACGACTTGCACCCGACCATGAAGCCGGTGGAACTCGTCGAACGCGCGGTGCGCAACAGCAGCAAGACGAAAGACATCGTGCTCGATCCGTTCGGCGGTTCCGGCTCGACGCTGATCGCCTGCGAAAGATCTGGCCGACGGGCACGCCTGATCGAACTCGATCCGAAGTACGTCGACGTGATCGTGCGCCGCTGGCAGGACTACACCGGGCAAGAAGCGATACGCGCCAGCGATGGCGCGAAATTCGGTCCGACGCTCGAGGCTGATCAGCCGGTGATGGCGTAA
- a CDS encoding DUF2924 domain-containing protein has product MSTTVKVNTGTFATPPSVAAQIARLPELPMSEIKHLWLRLFGGDTPTHNRQFLERRIAYRLQEMEFRKVDAGLLERNKRRIASLIETGKVKKRDRDYRPAAGTVLTREYQGVEHRVIVTQDGQYDFQGRMYPSLSMIAREITGTRWSGPLFFGLKAPATPKTKAKKGARR; this is encoded by the coding sequence ATGAGCACGACCGTCAAAGTCAACACCGGCACCTTCGCCACGCCACCATCGGTTGCCGCACAGATCGCACGATTGCCCGAGCTGCCCATGTCGGAAATCAAACATCTCTGGCTGCGGCTCTTCGGCGGCGACACGCCCACTCACAACCGCCAGTTTCTCGAACGCCGCATTGCCTACCGCCTGCAGGAGATGGAGTTCCGCAAGGTCGATGCCGGCCTGCTGGAGCGCAACAAGCGCCGGATCGCATCCTTGATCGAGACCGGCAAAGTCAAGAAACGCGATCGCGACTACCGGCCGGCAGCGGGTACCGTGCTCACCCGCGAGTACCAGGGCGTCGAACACCGCGTGATCGTGACCCAGGACGGTCAGTACGACTTCCAAGGCCGGATGTATCCGAGCCTGTCGATGATCGCCCGTGAAATCACCGGAACCAGGTGGTCCGGGCCGCTGTTCTTCGGGCTCAAGGCCCCCGCCACACCCAAGACGAAGGCGAAGAAGGGAGCGCGGCGATGA
- a CDS encoding ATP-binding protein encodes MSLPIITADQRLAERRGVKGVLVGKSGIGKTSQLWTLKPTATLFFDLEAGDLAVEGWAGDAIRPRTWQECRDFAVFIGGPNPALREDQPYSQAHFDAVCARFGDPSALDKYETVFVDSITVAGRLCLQWCKGQPQAYSEKTGKPDSRGAYGLMGQEMIGWLTHLQHTRRKNVWFVGILNEALDDFNRRVFSLQIDGSKTGLELPGIVDEVVTLAEIKADDGSGYRAFVCHTLNPWNYPAKDRSGRLDAIEEPHLGRLMEKIAGPAKPATERLDFARPNPASASASDSAAAPESTSTQES; translated from the coding sequence ATGAGCCTGCCCATCATCACAGCCGACCAGCGTCTCGCCGAGCGTCGTGGCGTCAAGGGCGTGCTCGTCGGCAAGAGCGGCATCGGCAAGACCTCGCAGCTGTGGACCTTGAAGCCCACGGCGACGCTGTTCTTCGACCTCGAGGCCGGCGATCTCGCCGTCGAAGGCTGGGCGGGCGATGCGATCCGCCCTCGGACATGGCAGGAATGCCGCGACTTCGCCGTCTTCATCGGTGGCCCGAACCCGGCACTGCGCGAGGACCAGCCCTACAGCCAGGCGCACTTCGATGCAGTCTGCGCGCGCTTTGGCGACCCGTCGGCTCTGGACAAGTACGAGACCGTCTTCGTCGATTCGATCACCGTGGCCGGACGCTTGTGCCTGCAGTGGTGCAAGGGCCAGCCACAGGCCTACTCGGAGAAGACCGGCAAGCCCGACAGCCGTGGCGCCTACGGTTTGATGGGCCAGGAAATGATCGGCTGGCTCACCCACTTGCAGCACACCCGCCGCAAGAACGTGTGGTTCGTCGGCATCTTGAACGAGGCCCTGGATGACTTCAACCGCCGGGTGTTCTCGCTACAGATCGACGGCTCCAAGACCGGCCTCGAACTGCCCGGGATCGTCGACGAGGTCGTGACCCTGGCCGAGATCAAGGCCGACGACGGCAGCGGCTACCGCGCATTCGTCTGCCACACGCTCAACCCATGGAACTACCCGGCCAAGGACCGTTCCGGTCGGCTCGATGCCATCGAGGAGCCCCATCTCGGCCGCCTGATGGAAAAGATCGCCGGCCCTGCCAAGCCCGCCACCGAGCGACTCGATTTCGCTCGCCCCAATCCAGCGTCTGCCTCAGCGTCTGATTCAGCCGCCGCCCCCGAATCCACTTCGACTCAGGAGTCTTGA
- a CDS encoding helix-turn-helix domain-containing protein, whose translation MNVKHLNQRQLADRWDVSEATLERWRSEGIGPVFLKLQGRVLYRLEDVEAFESESLRKSTSERVEAGGAA comes from the coding sequence GTGAATGTCAAACACCTCAACCAACGCCAACTGGCGGACCGTTGGGACGTCAGCGAAGCAACGCTGGAACGCTGGCGGTCCGAAGGAATCGGTCCGGTCTTTCTGAAACTGCAAGGGCGTGTCCTGTACCGCCTTGAGGACGTCGAAGCCTTCGAGTCCGAGAGCCTGCGCAAGAGCACGTCCGAGCGCGTCGAAGCGGGAGGTGCGGCATGA